Proteins from one Suncus etruscus isolate mSunEtr1 chromosome 3, mSunEtr1.pri.cur, whole genome shotgun sequence genomic window:
- the LOC126004266 gene encoding pantothenate kinase 1 — protein MSTFGNFSAFPWFGMDIGGTLVKLVYFEPKDITAEEEQEEVENLKSIRKYLTSNTAYGKTGIRDVHLELKNLTMCGRKGNLHFIRFPSCALHRFIQMGSEKNFSSLHTTLCATGGGAFKFEEDFRMIADLQLHKLDELDCLIQGLLYVDSVGFNGKPECYYFENPTNPELCQKKPYCLDNPYPMLLVNMGSGVSILAVYSKDNYKRVTGTSLGGGTFLGLCCLLTGCETFEEALEMAAKGDSTNVDKLVKDIYGGDYERFGLQGSAVASSFGNMMSKEKRESISKEDLARATLITITNNIGSIARTCALNENIDRVVFVGNFLRINMVSRKLLAYAMDFWSKGQLKALFLEHEGYFGAVGALLELFKMNNEQ, from the coding sequence ATGAGTACCTTTGGTAATTTTTCTGCATTTCCTTGGTTCGGCATGGACATCGGCGGAACGCTGGTTAAGCTGGTCTACTTTGAACCGAAAGACATCACAGCCGAGGAGGAACAGGAGGAAGTGGAGAACCTGAAGAGCATCAGGAAGTACCTGACTTCAAATACTGCTTATGGGAAAACGGGGATCCGAGATGTCCACCTGGAACTGAAGAACTTGACCATGTGTGGGCGCAAGGGGAACCTGCACTTCATCCGCTTCCCAAGCTGCGCTTTGCACAGGTTCATTCAGATGGGCAGTGAGAAGAACTTCTCCAGCCTCCACACCACCCTCTGTGCCACAGGAGGAGGGGCATTCAAGTTCGAGGAGGACTTCAGAATGATAGCTGACCTGCAGCTCCACAAACTGGACGAACTGGACTGTCTGATTCAGGGCCTGCTTTATGTCGACTCCGTTGGCTTCAATGGCAAGCCGGAATGCTACTATTTTGAAAACCCGACAAATCCTGAATTGTGTCAAAAAAAGCCGTACTGCCTTGATAACCCGTACCCTATGTTGCTAGTGAACATGGGCTCAGGGGTCAGCATCCTCGCAGTGTACTCCAAGGACAACTATAAAAGAGTGACAGGGACCAGTCTTGGAGGTGGAACATTCCTAGGCCTATGTTGCCTGCTGACTGGTTGTGAGACCTTTGAAGAAGCTCTGGAAATGGCAGCTAAAGGCGACAGCACCAATGTTGATAAGCTGGTGAAGGACATTTACGGAGGAGACTATGAACGATTTGGCCTTCAAGGATCTGCTGTAGCATCCAGCTTTGGCAACATGATGAGTAAGGAAAAGCGAGAATCAATCAGCAAAGAAGACCTTGCCCGGGCCACCCTCATCACCATCACAAACAATATTGGCTCCATCGCGAGAACGTGTGCTTTGAATGAGAATATTGACAGAGTTGTGTTTGTTGGGAATTTTCTCAGAATCAATATGGTCTCCAGGAAGCTGCTAGCATATGCTATGGATTTTTGGTCCAAAGGACAGTTAAAAGCTCTGTTTTTGGAACATGAGGGTTATTTTGGAGCTGTGGGGGCACTTTTGGAACTGTTCAAAATGAATAATGAACAATAG